In the genome of Triticum urartu cultivar G1812 chromosome 5, Tu2.1, whole genome shotgun sequence, one region contains:
- the LOC125556241 gene encoding small heat shock protein, chloroplastic-like, whose translation MLQAVVSNPQPVAASLGLGTPCHPGRGSVRVRSTRNGSADNLDHLRRPPTATARQPRQGNGNPAPRRRVIQTSPFGLWDSFPDARTLDQMMRTMERIMDEADDDDGRRPFVVPGATVPPTAARRADERRGRTPWEIKERAGDYLVRFDMPGMTREDVRVSVQDRTLVVVAEKAAKQREAVGEKDKDNEEDGEEEEAWPAASYGRYRTRVELPENVEVERIAAVVRDGVLYLSIPKVSPSGGKVVSIQVQ comes from the exons ATGCTGCAGGCGGTGGTCTCCAACCCGCAACCCGTCGCCGCGTCCCTGGGGCTGGGGACTCCTTGCCACCCTGGGCGAGGCTCGGTGAGGGTCCGCTCCACTAGGAACGGATCCGCCGATAACCTTGACCACCTGCGTAGGCCCCCGACGGCAACTGCTAGGCAGCCGCGGCAGGGGAATGGGAATCCTGCTCCGAGGAGGAGGGTCATCCAAACCTCGCCATTTG GGCTATGGGACAGCTTCCCGGACGCGCGAACCCTGGACCAGATGATGCGCACCATGGAGCGCATCATGGACGAggccgacgacgacgacggcCGTCGCCCCTTCGTGGTGCCTGGCGCGACGGTGCCGCCCACGGCGGCACGGCGCGCGGACGAGCGACGCGGGCGGACGCCGTGGGAGATCAAGGAGCGCGCGGGGGACTACCTGGTGCGGTTCGACATGCCGGGCATGACGAGGGAGGACGTGCGCGTGAGTGTGCAGGACCGGACGCTGGTGGTGGTCGCCGAGAAGGCGGCGAAGCAAAGGGAGGCGGTCGGAGAGAAGGATAAGGATAACGAGGAGGatggggaggaggaggaggcgtgGCCGGCGGCGAGCTACGGGCGGTACAGGACGCGGGTGGAGCTGCCGGAGAACGTGGAGGTGGAGAGGATCGCCGCGGTGGTGAGGGACGGCGTGCTCTACCTCAGCATCCCCAAGGTGTCGCCGTCCGGGGGCAAAGTCGTGAGCATCCAGGTGCAGTGA